In the genome of Actinomycetes bacterium, one region contains:
- the mraZ gene encoding division/cell wall cluster transcriptional repressor MraZ, which translates to MFLGTYQPRLDDKGRLFLPAKFRDELAGGVVVTKGQDNCLFVFTRAEFAGITQRMAEASFTSKAARDYSRVFFAGASDEVPDRQGRITVPAALRSYASLDKDCVVIGANTRLEIWDAQAWESYLQTSEPTFAELSEEGIPGLG; encoded by the coding sequence GTGTTCCTCGGTACGTACCAACCCCGCCTGGACGACAAGGGCCGGCTCTTCCTGCCGGCGAAGTTCCGGGACGAGCTGGCGGGGGGTGTCGTGGTCACCAAGGGTCAGGACAACTGCCTGTTCGTCTTCACCCGGGCCGAGTTCGCCGGCATCACCCAGCGGATGGCCGAGGCGTCCTTCACCAGCAAGGCGGCCCGGGACTACTCCCGGGTGTTCTTCGCCGGGGCGTCCGACGAGGTCCCGGACCGGCAGGGCCGGATCACCGTCCCGGCCGCGCTGCGCAGCTACGCGAGCCTGGACAAGGACTGCGTCGTCATCGGCGCCAACACCCGGCTGGAGATCTGGGACGCCCAGGCCTGGGAGTCCTACCTGCAGACCAGTGAACCGACCTTCGCCGAGCTGTCCGAGGAGGGCATCCCGGGTCTGGGCTGA